Proteins encoded together in one Corallococcus soli window:
- a CDS encoding DNA-methyltransferase — MKPYFQSDTITLFHGDCRDHLLGLPSESVDVLLSDPPYGMAYEAKGRSGAAIRADGSRQGMRVFRQALTSAGHALKPDMHAYVFCHWESWPDFFDAASAHLRIKGALVWWKARGGMGDCAAGYAPDYEVVLHGAGPKRRPLTGKRHGAVLAGYPPVPARARTHPTEKPVNLLAYLVERSCPTGGLVLDPFAGTGATLVAAQQLGRRAVGVELEERYCEAAARRLEAGCAALRRAA; from the coding sequence GTGAAGCCCTACTTCCAGTCCGACACCATCACCCTGTTCCACGGCGACTGCCGCGACCACCTGCTCGGACTGCCGTCCGAGTCGGTGGACGTGCTCCTCAGCGACCCGCCCTACGGCATGGCCTACGAGGCGAAGGGCAGGAGCGGAGCGGCCATCCGCGCGGACGGCTCCCGCCAAGGCATGCGCGTCTTCCGCCAGGCCCTCACCTCCGCAGGCCACGCGCTGAAGCCGGACATGCACGCCTACGTCTTCTGCCACTGGGAGAGCTGGCCCGACTTCTTCGACGCGGCGTCGGCGCACCTGCGCATCAAGGGCGCCCTGGTGTGGTGGAAGGCCCGGGGCGGCATGGGCGACTGCGCGGCCGGCTACGCTCCGGACTACGAGGTGGTGCTGCACGGGGCCGGTCCGAAACGCCGGCCGCTCACCGGAAAGCGCCACGGCGCCGTGCTCGCGGGCTACCCGCCGGTGCCCGCGCGGGCGCGGACGCACCCGACGGAAAAGCCCGTCAACCTGCTGGCCTACCTGGTCGAGCGCTCCTGCCCGACGGGCGGCCTCGTCCTGGATCCGTTCGCCGGCACCGGCGCGACGCTGGTGGCCGCGCAGCAACTCGGGCGCCGGGCCGTAGGCGTGGAGCTCGAGGAGCGCTACTGCGAGGCTGCCGCACGCCGGCTGGAAGCCGGGTGCGCCGCGCTCAGGCGCGCGGCCTGA